The following coding sequences lie in one Cronobacter universalis NCTC 9529 genomic window:
- a CDS encoding type II toxin-antitoxin system HicB family antitoxin, which translates to MFFSVGVETPASVDVAWGIVVPALCNEEFGCYSAADDKAGIAPAAREAILLVLEEMIRSGKYRAEALRDAGHLTYAAHPDYRAYDSWFVIEVDLSGLEGRQQRINITLPDTLIQRIDNRVKASDGRYRDRSHFLAQAARHELQGE; encoded by the coding sequence ATGTTTTTTTCTGTAGGCGTTGAAACGCCCGCGAGCGTTGATGTGGCGTGGGGCATCGTGGTGCCTGCGTTATGTAATGAGGAATTTGGCTGTTATTCCGCCGCCGACGACAAAGCGGGTATTGCGCCTGCCGCTCGTGAGGCGATTTTGCTGGTGCTTGAAGAGATGATCCGTAGCGGTAAGTATCGCGCGGAGGCGCTCAGGGATGCCGGTCATCTTACCTACGCCGCGCACCCTGATTATCGCGCGTATGACAGCTGGTTCGTGATTGAGGTTGATCTGAGCGGGCTGGAGGGGCGCCAGCAGCGCATTAATATCACGCTGCCTGATACGCTTATCCAGCGCATCGACAACCGGGTTAAAGCGAGCGACGGCCGATACCGCGACCGCAGCCACTTTCTGGCGCAGGCGGCGCGCCATGAGCTACAGGGCGAATAA
- a CDS encoding oxidative damage protection protein, with the protein MSRTIFCTFLQRDAEGQDFQLYPGELGKRIYNEISKEAWAQWQKTQTMLINEKKLNMMNPEHRKLLEQEMVNFLFEGKNVHIEGYTPPEQQ; encoded by the coding sequence ATGAGCAGAACCATTTTTTGTACTTTTCTTCAGCGCGACGCCGAAGGCCAGGATTTCCAGCTCTATCCGGGCGAACTGGGTAAGCGTATCTATAACGAAATCTCGAAAGAAGCCTGGGCGCAATGGCAGAAGACGCAGACCATGCTTATCAACGAGAAAAAACTCAATATGATGAACCCGGAGCATCGCAAGCTGCTGGAGCAGGAGATGGTGAATTTCCTGTTTGAAGGCAAAAATGTGCATATCGAAGGCTACACGCCGCCGGAACAACAGTAA
- the citD gene encoding citrate lyase acyl carrier protein, producing MKIVKEALAGTAESSDLMVKIAPAAGELEIEIYSDVIKQFGDQIRRVVKETLAAMEVYEGLVIIEDKGALDCVIRARLQSAVLRACEAQPLRWEALR from the coding sequence ATGAAGATAGTCAAGGAGGCGCTGGCGGGGACCGCCGAGTCCAGCGACCTGATGGTGAAAATCGCCCCGGCGGCGGGCGAGCTGGAGATAGAAATCTACAGCGATGTGATAAAGCAGTTCGGCGACCAGATCCGCCGCGTGGTGAAAGAGACGCTCGCGGCGATGGAGGTGTACGAAGGGCTGGTGATTATCGAAGATAAAGGCGCGCTGGATTGCGTTATCCGCGCCCGGCTCCAAAGCGCCGTACTGCGCGCCTGCGAGGCGCAACCGCTGCGCTGGGAGGCGCTCAGATGA
- the citX gene encoding citrate lyase holo-[acyl-carrier protein] synthase: MELDTPVHPGVTLDELLAAKDARARRQQAWLARYGQPVISLSLVTPGPVKDSVRYRNAFAVAVQACDQLLWQHRWPWLAREIFHAHTGPTALWSVAHPASEIKALCVALEQTHPLGRLWDFDIHCPQAGQVGRASLDRPGRRCLLCDEPAHACARARRHPLEEVVGRVEKMIDDWFARD, from the coding sequence ATGGAACTCGATACGCCCGTGCATCCGGGCGTCACGCTTGATGAACTACTGGCGGCGAAAGACGCGCGCGCCCGTCGCCAGCAGGCGTGGCTTGCCCGCTACGGCCAGCCGGTGATTTCGCTCTCGCTGGTGACGCCCGGCCCTGTGAAAGACAGCGTGCGTTACCGCAACGCGTTCGCGGTGGCGGTGCAGGCCTGCGATCAGCTGCTGTGGCAGCACCGCTGGCCGTGGCTTGCGCGCGAGATCTTTCACGCGCATACCGGCCCGACGGCGCTCTGGAGCGTGGCGCACCCGGCGAGCGAAATCAAAGCGCTGTGCGTGGCGCTTGAGCAGACGCACCCGCTCGGCAGGCTGTGGGATTTCGATATTCACTGCCCGCAGGCGGGCCAGGTGGGGCGCGCGTCGCTCGACCGTCCGGGGCGGCGCTGCCTGTTGTGCGATGAACCGGCGCACGCCTGCGCGCGTGCACGCCGTCATCCGCTGGAAGAGGTGGTCGGGCGCGTGGAGAAGATGATCGATGACTGGTTTGCCCGCGACTGA
- the citE gene encoding citrate (pro-3S)-lyase subunit beta: protein MSKLRRSMLFLPGANAAMLSTAFIYRPDAIMFDLEDAVALREKDTARLLVFHALQHPMYRDIETVVRINPLSTPFGLPDLEAAVRAGVDVIRLPKTDSPEDIDELEGHLARIERECGREPGSTRIMAAIESAVGVINAVAIARSSPRLIGIALAAFDYVMDMQTERGDGTELFYARCAVLHAARAAGIDAFDVVWSDVNDEAGFLKEVDLIRKMGFNGKSLINPRQIDLLHNAYAPTQDEVDYARRVIAAAEEGERNGLGVVSLNGKMIDAPIINHAQVVLERAAASGVRR, encoded by the coding sequence ATGAGCAAACTTCGCCGCAGTATGCTGTTTTTGCCCGGCGCGAACGCCGCCATGCTCTCCACCGCGTTTATCTACCGGCCTGACGCCATCATGTTCGATCTCGAAGACGCCGTGGCGCTACGCGAGAAAGACACCGCGCGCCTGCTGGTCTTCCACGCCCTGCAACACCCGATGTACCGGGATATCGAAACCGTGGTGCGCATCAACCCGCTCAGCACGCCGTTCGGGCTGCCCGATCTCGAAGCGGCGGTGCGCGCAGGCGTCGACGTGATCCGCCTGCCGAAAACCGACTCGCCGGAAGATATTGATGAGCTGGAAGGCCATCTGGCGCGCATTGAGCGCGAGTGCGGCCGCGAGCCTGGCTCAACGCGCATCATGGCGGCGATTGAATCGGCGGTGGGCGTCATTAACGCCGTGGCGATCGCCCGCAGTTCGCCCCGGCTTATCGGCATTGCGCTCGCGGCGTTCGATTACGTGATGGATATGCAGACCGAGCGCGGTGACGGCACCGAACTCTTCTACGCCCGCTGCGCGGTGCTGCACGCGGCGCGCGCCGCCGGGATCGACGCGTTCGACGTGGTATGGTCTGACGTCAATGACGAAGCGGGCTTTTTAAAAGAGGTCGACCTGATTCGCAAGATGGGCTTTAACGGCAAGTCGCTAATCAACCCGCGCCAGATAGACCTGCTGCACAACGCCTACGCGCCGACGCAAGACGAAGTGGATTACGCCCGCCGCGTGATTGCCGCCGCCGAAGAGGGCGAGCGCAACGGGCTGGGCGTGGTGTCGCTCAACGGCAAGATGATTGACGCGCCGATTATCAACCATGCGCAGGTGGTGCTGGAACGCGCCGCCGCCTCCGGCGTGCGCCGTTAA
- the citF gene encoding citrate lyase subunit alpha, which produces MNQTELLHVQFPHLRDLTPFDTAHTATPWLADNEQKHNRKLCASLEEAVRKSGLRDGMTISFHHAFREGDRVINQVVATLAQMGFKNLTLASSSLMTCNDPLIEPIQNGVITRIYTSGMRGKLAEAVSHGLMAEPVQIHSHGGRVKLLQDGELKIDVAFLGVPCSDEFGNANGSHGKSCCGSLGYAMVDAQFARNVVLLTETLVPYPNMPASLSQDRVDFVVPVESVGDPAKISVGAARVTSNPRELMIARYAADVIEHAGYFKDGFSMQTGSGAASTACTRFLGEKMARRGVKARFALGGITGSLVDLHEKGLIDVLLDTQCFDSQAAASLARNPKHIEISTNVYASPASKAACCDKLDVVILSALEIDVGFNVNVITGSDGVMRGASGGHCDVAAAANLTIVVAPLLRSRIPTVVKRVTTRLTPGESIDVLVTDHGIAVNPARPEVRERLVAAGLNVVDIHALRERAVAIAGEPKPIEFTDRIVGVVRYRDGSVIDVVRQVKE; this is translated from the coding sequence ATGAACCAGACAGAACTTTTGCATGTGCAGTTTCCGCACCTGCGCGATCTCACCCCCTTCGACACCGCCCACACCGCCACGCCGTGGCTTGCGGATAACGAGCAGAAACATAACCGCAAACTCTGCGCGTCGCTGGAAGAGGCGGTGCGCAAAAGCGGCCTGCGCGACGGCATGACGATTTCCTTCCATCACGCGTTTCGTGAAGGCGACCGGGTGATCAACCAGGTGGTGGCGACGCTCGCGCAGATGGGCTTTAAAAACCTGACGCTGGCGTCGAGCTCGCTGATGACCTGCAACGATCCGCTGATTGAGCCTATCCAAAACGGCGTTATCACGCGGATTTACACTTCCGGCATGCGCGGCAAACTCGCTGAGGCGGTGTCGCATGGGCTGATGGCGGAGCCGGTGCAGATCCACTCCCACGGCGGGCGCGTCAAACTGTTGCAGGATGGCGAGCTGAAGATTGACGTGGCGTTTCTCGGCGTGCCGTGCAGCGATGAATTCGGCAACGCCAACGGCAGCCACGGTAAATCCTGCTGCGGCTCGCTCGGCTACGCGATGGTGGATGCGCAGTTCGCCCGCAACGTGGTGCTGCTGACCGAAACGCTTGTGCCGTACCCGAATATGCCCGCGAGCCTGTCGCAGGATCGGGTGGATTTCGTGGTGCCGGTAGAAAGCGTGGGCGATCCGGCGAAAATCAGCGTCGGCGCGGCGCGCGTCACCAGCAATCCGCGTGAGCTGATGATCGCCCGCTACGCCGCTGACGTGATTGAACACGCCGGCTATTTCAAAGACGGCTTCTCGATGCAGACCGGCTCCGGCGCGGCGTCCACCGCCTGTACGCGGTTTCTCGGCGAGAAAATGGCGCGCCGCGGCGTGAAGGCGCGCTTCGCGCTCGGCGGCATTACCGGCAGCCTGGTGGATCTGCATGAAAAGGGGCTGATAGACGTCCTGCTCGACACCCAGTGCTTTGACAGCCAGGCGGCGGCGTCGCTCGCCCGCAACCCGAAGCACATCGAAATCTCCACCAATGTTTACGCGAGCCCCGCCAGCAAAGCGGCCTGCTGCGACAAGCTCGACGTGGTGATCCTGAGCGCGCTGGAAATCGACGTCGGCTTTAACGTCAACGTGATAACCGGCTCCGATGGCGTGATGCGCGGCGCGTCCGGCGGGCATTGCGATGTGGCCGCGGCGGCGAATCTCACCATCGTGGTGGCGCCGCTGTTGCGCAGCCGTATTCCGACGGTCGTTAAACGCGTCACCACCCGCCTGACGCCGGGCGAGAGCATCGACGTGCTCGTTACCGACCACGGCATTGCGGTCAACCCGGCGCGGCCCGAGGTGCGCGAGCGGCTGGTCGCGGCGGGGCTGAATGTCGTCGATATTCACGCGCTGCGCGAACGCGCCGTGGCGATCGCCGGCGAGCCGAAACCCATTGAATTCACCGACCGCATCGTCGGCGTGGTGCGCTATCGCGACGGCAGCGTCATCGACGTGGTGCGTCAGGTTAAGGAGTAA
- the mutY gene encoding A/G-specific adenine glycosylase, producing the protein MMQAQQFSRQVLDWYDKYGRKTLPWQQEKTPYKVWLSEVMLQQTQVTTVIPYFERFMARFPDVTALANAPLDDVLHLWTGLGYYARARNLHKAAQQVATLHGGKFPETFEEVAALPGVGRSTAGAVLSLSLGKHFPILDGNVKRVLARCYAVEGWPGKKEVENRLWQISETVTPADGVARFNQAMMDLGAMVCTRSKPKCEICPLNNGCEAFAHQSYAKYPGKKPKQTLPEKTGYFLLLQHEGSLFLQQRPPVGLWGGLYCFPQFESEAALREWLSSRGINDDGLTQLTAFRHTFSHFHLDIVPMWLGVQQTAACMDEASGLWYNLAQPPAVGLAAPVERLLQQVRAEPVASRPVRAIHED; encoded by the coding sequence ATGATGCAGGCACAGCAGTTCTCCCGCCAGGTGCTCGACTGGTACGACAAATATGGTCGCAAAACCCTTCCCTGGCAGCAGGAAAAAACCCCTTACAAAGTATGGCTCTCGGAAGTCATGCTGCAACAAACGCAGGTAACGACCGTTATCCCCTATTTTGAGCGGTTTATGGCGCGCTTTCCTGACGTAACGGCGCTGGCGAACGCGCCGCTCGACGATGTGCTGCATCTGTGGACCGGTCTTGGCTACTACGCCCGCGCCCGCAATTTACATAAGGCGGCGCAGCAGGTGGCGACGCTGCACGGCGGAAAATTCCCCGAAACGTTCGAGGAAGTGGCCGCGCTGCCGGGCGTCGGGCGCTCTACCGCAGGCGCGGTGCTGTCGCTATCGCTTGGCAAACATTTCCCGATCCTCGACGGCAACGTGAAACGCGTGCTGGCGCGCTGCTACGCCGTCGAAGGGTGGCCGGGGAAAAAAGAGGTGGAAAACCGCCTGTGGCAGATAAGCGAAACGGTGACGCCCGCCGACGGCGTGGCGCGCTTTAACCAGGCGATGATGGATCTCGGCGCGATGGTCTGCACCCGCTCGAAACCCAAATGCGAGATCTGCCCGCTCAATAATGGCTGCGAGGCGTTCGCCCACCAGAGCTATGCGAAGTACCCCGGCAAGAAGCCCAAACAGACGCTGCCGGAGAAAACCGGCTATTTTCTGCTGCTTCAGCATGAAGGTTCGCTCTTTTTGCAGCAGCGCCCGCCGGTGGGTTTATGGGGCGGGTTGTACTGTTTCCCGCAGTTTGAGAGCGAAGCCGCGCTGCGCGAGTGGCTTTCGTCACGCGGGATTAACGATGACGGCCTGACGCAGCTGACCGCCTTTCGCCACACCTTCAGCCATTTCCATCTGGATATCGTGCCGATGTGGCTTGGCGTGCAGCAGACCGCCGCCTGCATGGATGAAGCGTCGGGTCTCTGGTATAACTTAGCGCAGCCGCCAGCGGTGGGCCTCGCCGCCCCCGTAGAGCGCCTGTTACAGCAAGTGCGCGCAGAGCCGGTGGCGTCCCGCCCCGTTCGCGCCATTCATGAGGATTGA
- a CDS encoding YggN family protein, with protein MMRKALLGVLLVTAMQAQAEYKCSVTPRDDVVLKPQHVQVVGENGDLVIGPDGAVQFNGKPMTLSAAQRQQALDYQKALRATLPWVDQGALSRVEKGRVALDKIIAKEVGENSSMRGRLTKLDAQLKTQMNRIIEHRDDGLTFHYKAIDQVRADGQQLVNQAMGGILQDSINEMGAKAVLKGGGNPLEGVLGSLGGLQTAIQNEWKNQEADFQQFGREVCTRTIQLEEQRQALVGSLK; from the coding sequence ATGATGCGTAAAGCGCTGCTGGGCGTGTTGCTGGTGACGGCGATGCAGGCCCAGGCGGAATACAAATGCAGCGTCACGCCGCGCGACGACGTGGTGCTCAAGCCCCAGCATGTACAGGTGGTGGGTGAAAACGGCGATCTGGTGATTGGCCCTGACGGCGCGGTGCAGTTTAACGGCAAGCCGATGACGCTTTCCGCCGCCCAGCGCCAGCAGGCGCTCGACTACCAGAAAGCGCTGCGCGCCACGCTGCCGTGGGTCGATCAGGGCGCGCTGTCTCGCGTGGAGAAAGGCCGCGTCGCGCTGGATAAAATCATCGCCAAAGAGGTGGGTGAAAACAGCAGCATGCGCGGGCGTCTCACGAAACTCGACGCGCAGCTGAAAACGCAGATGAACCGAATCATCGAGCATCGCGACGACGGGCTGACGTTCCACTATAAAGCCATCGATCAGGTGCGCGCCGACGGCCAGCAGCTGGTGAATCAGGCGATGGGCGGCATTCTGCAGGACAGCATTAACGAAATGGGCGCCAAAGCGGTGCTGAAAGGCGGCGGCAACCCGCTGGAAGGCGTGCTCGGGAGCCTGGGCGGCCTGCAAACGGCCATCCAGAACGAATGGAAAAACCAGGAAGCGGATTTCCAGCAGTTCGGCCGCGAGGTCTGCACCCGCACCATTCAGCTTGAAGAGCAGCGCCAGGCGCTGGTCGGCAGCTTAAAATAA
- a CDS encoding YggL family protein, translating into MAKNRSRRLRKKMHIDEFQELGFTVTWRFPQGATDEQINTTVDELISEAIEPNGLAFGGSGNQAWEGLVFRQQIGKCTDEDRDVVRKWLEARGMSDVQVSELVDIWWD; encoded by the coding sequence ATGGCGAAGAACCGTAGCCGTCGTCTGCGTAAAAAGATGCACATCGACGAATTTCAGGAACTGGGCTTTACGGTAACCTGGCGTTTCCCGCAGGGCGCCACGGATGAGCAGATCAACACCACGGTGGACGAGCTTATCAGCGAGGCTATCGAGCCAAACGGTCTCGCCTTCGGCGGCAGCGGCAACCAGGCCTGGGAAGGGCTGGTGTTCCGCCAGCAGATCGGCAAATGCACCGATGAAGATCGCGACGTTGTGCGCAAATGGCTGGAAGCGCGCGGCATGTCTGATGTCCAGGTCAGCGAACTGGTCGACATCTGGTGGGATTAA
- the mltC gene encoding membrane-bound lytic murein transglycosylase MltC: MKKIFALALIAPLLISCSSKKNAENAYNEAWIKDTNGFDILMGQFAHNIENIWGFNEVLIAGPKDYVKYTDQYQTRSHINFDDGTITVETIAGTEPAARLRQAIITTLLMGDDPGSIDLYSDVNDIQISRQPFLYGQVVDNTGQPIRWEGRASKFADYLLQTRLKSRSNGLRIIYSVTINLVPNHLDKRAHKYIGMVRQASRKYGVDESLILAIMQTESSFNPYAVSHADALGLMQVVQHSAGKDVFRSQGKWGTPSRSYLFDPQSNIDTGTAYLAMLDNVYLGGITNPTSRRYAVITAYNGGAGSVLRVFSNDKDQAVNIINQLSPGDVYETLTSRHPSAESRRYLYKVNTAQKMYRRK, encoded by the coding sequence ATGAAAAAAATATTTGCGCTCGCTTTGATTGCGCCGTTGCTCATCTCCTGCTCCAGCAAAAAAAACGCCGAAAACGCCTATAACGAGGCCTGGATTAAGGACACCAACGGGTTTGACATTCTGATGGGCCAGTTTGCCCATAACATTGAAAACATCTGGGGATTTAACGAAGTTTTAATCGCGGGTCCGAAGGACTACGTGAAATATACCGATCAGTACCAGACGCGCAGCCACATTAACTTCGACGACGGTACGATTACGGTTGAGACAATAGCCGGTACCGAGCCTGCGGCGCGTCTGCGCCAGGCAATTATCACCACGCTGCTGATGGGCGACGATCCGGGCTCTATCGATCTCTACTCCGACGTTAACGACATTCAGATCTCCCGCCAGCCGTTCCTTTATGGCCAGGTGGTGGACAACACCGGGCAGCCGATCCGCTGGGAAGGCCGCGCGTCGAAATTCGCCGACTACCTGCTGCAAACGCGCCTGAAGAGCCGCAGCAACGGCCTGCGGATTATCTACAGCGTGACCATTAACCTGGTGCCGAACCACCTCGATAAGCGTGCCCATAAATACATTGGCATGGTGCGTCAGGCGTCGCGCAAATATGGCGTGGATGAATCGCTGATCCTCGCGATTATGCAGACCGAATCGTCGTTTAACCCCTATGCGGTCAGCCATGCCGACGCGCTCGGGCTGATGCAGGTGGTGCAGCACAGCGCCGGTAAGGACGTTTTCCGCTCTCAGGGCAAATGGGGCACGCCGAGCCGCAGCTATCTGTTCGATCCCCAAAGCAACATTGATACCGGCACCGCGTACCTGGCGATGCTCGACAATGTGTATCTGGGCGGTATTACCAACCCGACCTCGCGTCGTTACGCCGTGATCACCGCCTATAACGGCGGCGCGGGCAGCGTGTTGCGGGTGTTCTCGAACGATAAAGACCAGGCGGTGAATATCATCAACCAGCTGTCGCCGGGCGATGTGTACGAGACGCTGACCAGCCGCCATCCGTCGGCCGAATCGCGGCGTTATCTTTACAAGGTCAATACCGCGCAGAAGATGTATCGCCGTAAATAA
- the citC gene encoding [citrate (pro-3S)-lyase] ligase yields MSNLELITVALARQPQEKARVAAFLASHQLGMDEDVTHVVIAVAQGEIAGCAGLAGNVIKGVAVDERWRGENLSARLLVEVENLAMSLGHFHLFLCTRPYNLERFRRCGFWPLAQCDDIAALLENTPSGIRRYCQQLGRLKQPGARIGAVVMNANPFTLGHRFLAEQAASASDWLHLFVVREEASFFPYRERLAMVRAGVAHLPNVTVHEGSAYLISRATFPGYFLKERGLVEQAWSGLDLQIFRRYIAPALGINQRFVGSEPFCPVTRAYNQAMHAWLERAPVSAPPVSVIEIPRLSHAAGEAISASEVRRLLRAQHFSSIRERVPASTYALLTQRYRAEVA; encoded by the coding sequence ATGAGCAATCTGGAACTCATCACCGTGGCGCTCGCCCGCCAGCCGCAGGAGAAAGCGCGCGTCGCGGCGTTTCTCGCCAGCCATCAGTTAGGCATGGATGAAGACGTCACGCATGTCGTCATCGCCGTCGCGCAGGGCGAGATCGCAGGCTGCGCCGGGCTTGCGGGCAACGTGATTAAAGGCGTGGCGGTGGATGAGCGCTGGCGGGGCGAAAACCTCAGCGCGCGTCTGCTGGTGGAGGTGGAAAACCTGGCGATGAGCCTCGGCCACTTTCATCTGTTCCTCTGCACGCGTCCGTATAACCTGGAGCGTTTTCGCCGCTGCGGCTTCTGGCCGCTCGCGCAGTGCGACGACATCGCGGCGCTTCTTGAAAACACGCCCTCCGGCATCCGCCGTTACTGCCAGCAGCTTGGCAGGCTGAAACAGCCCGGCGCGCGTATCGGCGCGGTGGTGATGAACGCCAATCCGTTTACGCTCGGCCACCGATTCCTGGCCGAACAGGCGGCGAGCGCGAGCGACTGGCTGCACCTCTTCGTAGTGCGTGAAGAGGCGTCGTTTTTCCCTTACCGCGAACGGCTCGCGATGGTGCGGGCAGGCGTCGCGCATCTGCCGAACGTCACGGTGCATGAAGGCTCGGCGTATCTCATTTCGCGCGCCACCTTTCCGGGCTATTTCCTCAAGGAGCGCGGGCTGGTGGAGCAGGCCTGGAGCGGGCTGGATTTGCAGATTTTCCGCCGCTATATCGCGCCAGCGCTCGGCATTAACCAGCGCTTCGTCGGCAGCGAGCCGTTCTGCCCGGTGACGCGCGCCTATAACCAGGCGATGCACGCGTGGCTTGAGCGCGCGCCGGTGAGCGCGCCGCCGGTCAGCGTTATCGAAATTCCACGTCTTAGCCACGCCGCGGGCGAGGCGATTTCCGCATCCGAAGTGCGCCGCCTGCTGCGGGCACAGCATTTTTCTTCGATTCGCGAACGAGTGCCGGCGAGCACTTACGCCCTTCTCACGCAACGTTATCGCGCGGAAGTGGCCTGA
- the citG gene encoding triphosphoribosyl-dephospho-CoA synthase CitG: protein MTGLPATDRRSARQPDVPSLAVAALYAELNLTPKPGLVDRANSGAHRDMDHALFVASIRAIAPWLRGFYQQGAQDAGLAESEMLRRLRPAGLACEQAMFSATGGVNTHKGGIFSLGLLCAAAGRLAALGEPLTPTTLCMTVSAMTRGMAARELAHGRRAATAGERLYRQFGLTGARGEVESGFATVRRHVLPFWQHAQGEKGLQQALLRLMAVNPDTNLASRGGLAGLRYVQGYASGLLARGWDDEALREMDRALIARNLSPGGSADLLAVSWVLAALAL, encoded by the coding sequence ATGACTGGTTTGCCCGCGACTGACCGGCGCTCTGCGCGCCAGCCCGATGTGCCGTCACTCGCGGTGGCGGCGCTGTACGCCGAACTGAACCTGACGCCAAAGCCGGGGCTGGTGGACCGCGCCAACAGCGGCGCGCACCGGGATATGGATCACGCGCTGTTTGTCGCCAGCATCAGAGCGATTGCGCCGTGGCTGCGGGGGTTTTATCAGCAGGGCGCGCAGGACGCCGGGCTTGCCGAAAGCGAAATGCTGCGGCGGTTGCGCCCGGCGGGGCTCGCGTGTGAGCAGGCGATGTTCAGCGCCACCGGCGGCGTGAATACGCATAAAGGCGGTATTTTCTCGCTCGGCCTGCTGTGCGCCGCCGCGGGGAGGCTGGCGGCGCTGGGGGAGCCGCTGACGCCAACCACGCTCTGCATGACGGTGAGCGCGATGACCCGCGGCATGGCGGCGCGCGAGCTGGCGCACGGGCGGCGGGCGGCGACGGCGGGGGAGCGATTGTATCGCCAGTTTGGTCTGACCGGCGCGCGCGGCGAGGTGGAGAGCGGCTTTGCGACGGTGCGCCGCCACGTTTTGCCATTCTGGCAGCATGCGCAGGGCGAAAAAGGGTTGCAGCAGGCGCTGCTGCGGCTGATGGCGGTCAATCCGGACACCAATCTGGCGTCACGCGGCGGGCTGGCGGGGCTGCGTTATGTGCAGGGGTACGCGAGCGGCCTGCTGGCGCGCGGCTGGGACGACGAGGCGCTGCGGGAGATGGACAGGGCGCTTATCGCGCGCAACTTAAGCCCCGGCGGCAGCGCGGATTTGCTGGCGGTGAGCTGGGTGCTGGCGGCGCTGGCTTTGTGA
- a CDS encoding type II toxin-antitoxin system HicA family toxin: MRSSELIRRLQIAGCECVRHNGGSHQIWWSPRTGKTFPVPHPKKDLPPGTLNAILKMAGLKP, from the coding sequence ATGAGATCCAGCGAGCTAATCAGACGGCTGCAAATCGCAGGATGCGAGTGCGTGAGACATAACGGCGGCAGTCACCAAATCTGGTGGTCGCCGCGCACCGGCAAAACGTTTCCCGTCCCGCACCCGAAAAAGGATCTGCCGCCGGGAACGCTAAACGCCATCCTGAAAATGGCTGGTCTTAAACCGTAA
- the trmB gene encoding tRNA (guanosine(46)-N7)-methyltransferase TrmB, translated as MNNDVISPEFDENGRPLRRIRSFVRRQGRLTKGQQHALDHYWPVMGVEYRAEPLDLVALFGRDAPVTLEIGFGMGSSLVEMAKTNPQQNFLGIEVHSPGVGACLSAAHEEGVENLRVMCHDAVEVLEKMIPDGSLHMVQLFFPDPWHKARHNKRRIVQAPFAQLVLSKLQPGGVFHMATDWEPYAEHMLEVMSSVEGYENLSPTQDYVPRPASRPVTKFEQRGHRLGHGVWDLMFGRVK; from the coding sequence ATGAATAACGACGTCATTTCACCGGAATTTGATGAAAACGGTCGCCCGCTGCGCCGTATTCGCAGCTTCGTCCGCCGCCAGGGGCGCCTGACCAAAGGGCAGCAGCACGCGCTGGACCACTACTGGCCGGTGATGGGCGTTGAATACCGCGCAGAGCCGCTCGATCTCGTCGCGCTGTTTGGCCGCGACGCGCCGGTGACGCTGGAAATTGGCTTCGGCATGGGCTCGTCGCTGGTGGAGATGGCGAAAACCAATCCGCAGCAGAATTTTTTAGGTATTGAAGTGCACTCGCCGGGCGTGGGCGCGTGCCTGAGCGCCGCCCATGAAGAGGGCGTCGAAAACCTGCGCGTGATGTGTCATGACGCGGTGGAAGTGCTGGAGAAAATGATCCCGGACGGCTCGCTGCATATGGTGCAGCTCTTCTTCCCGGACCCGTGGCACAAAGCGCGCCATAACAAGCGCCGCATCGTGCAGGCGCCGTTCGCGCAGCTGGTGCTGAGCAAATTACAGCCAGGCGGCGTCTTCCATATGGCGACCGACTGGGAACCTTATGCCGAACATATGCTCGAAGTAATGTCTTCGGTGGAAGGATATGAGAACCTGTCCCCGACGCAGGATTATGTACCGCGCCCGGCCTCGCGCCCGGTGACCAAATTTGAACAGCGTGGCCATCGTCTTGGCCACGGCGTATGGGACTTAATGTTCGGGAGAGTAAAATAA